gtgattatattgagtgtgtgattatattgagtgtgtgattatactgagtgtgtgtttatattgagtgtgtgattatactgtgtgtgtgtgtgattatactgagtgtgtgtgattatattgagtgtgtgattatactgtgtgtgattatattgagtgtgtgattatactgagtgtgtgtgattatactgagtgtgtgattatactgagtgtgtgattatattgagtgtgtgtgattatattgagtgtgtgattatattgagtgtgtgtgattatattgagtgtgtgattatactgtgtgtgattatactgtgtgtgattatattgagtgtgtgattatattgagtgtgtgattatactgagtgtgtgattatactgagtgtgtgattatactgagtgtgtgattatatcgagtgtgtgattatactgtgtgtgtgtgtgattatactgagtgtgtgtgattatattgagtgtgtgattatactgagtgtgtgattatattgagtgtgtgattatattgagtgtgtgtgattatactgagtgtgtgattatattgagtgtgtgattatactgagtgtgtgattatactgagtgtgtgtgattatattgagtgtgtgtgattatactgagtgtgtgattatactgagtgtgtgattatattgagtgtgtgattatactgagtgtgtgattatattgagtgtgtgtgattatactgagtgtgtgattatactgagtgtgtgattatactgagtgtgtgattatattgagtgtgtgtgattatactgagtgtgtgattatattgagtgtgtgtgattatattgagtgtgtgattatactgagtgtgtgattatactgagtgtgtgattatattgagtgtgtgattatactgagtgtgtgattatactgagtgtgtgattatattgagtgtgtgattatactgagtgtgtgattatactgagtgtgtgattatactgagtgtgtgattatattgagtgtgtgattatactgagtgtgtgattatattgagtgtgtgattatactgagtgtgtgattatactgagtgtgtgattatattgagtgtgtgattatactgagtgtgtgattatattgagtgtgtgattatactgagtgtgtgattatactgagtgtgtgattatattgagtgtgtgattatactgagtgtgtgattatactgagtgtgtgattatactgagtgtgtgattatattgagtgtgtgattatattgagtgtgtgtgattatactgagtgtgtgattatattgagtgtgtgtgattatactgagtgtgtgattatattgagtgtgtgattatattgagtgtgtgtgattatactgagtgtgtgattatattgagtgtgtgattatactgagtgtgtgtgattatactgagtgtgtgattatattgagtgtgtgattatattgagtgtgtgattatattgagtgtgtgttattatactgagtgtgtgattatactgagtgtgtgattatattgagtgtgtgattatattgagtgtgtgattatactgagtgtgtgattatattgagtgtgtgattatattgagtgtgtgtgattatactgagtgtgtgattatattgagtgtgtgattatactgagtgtgtgattatattgagtgtgtgattatactgtgtgtgtgattatattgagtgtgtgattatactgtgtgtgattatattgagtgtgtgtgattatactttgtgtgtgattatattgagtgtgtgattatactgtgtgtgtgattatactgagtgtgtgattatactgtgtgtgtgattatattgagtgtgtgtgattatactgagtgtgtgattatattgagtgtgtgattatactgagtgtgtgattatactgagtgtgtgattatactgagtgtgtgattatactgagtgtgtgattatactgagtgtgtgattatactgagtgtgtgattatattgagtgtgtgattatactgtgtgtgattatattgagtgtgtgattatactgagtgtgtgattatattgagtgtgtgtgattatactgagtgtgtgattatactgagtgtgtgattatattgagtgtgtgattatactgagtgtgtgattatactgtgtgtgtgattatactgagtgtgtgattatattgagtgtgtgattatactgagtgtgtgattatactgagtgtgtgattatattgagtgtgtgattatactgagtgtgtgattatactgagtgtgtgattatattgagtgtgtgattatactgagtgtgtgattatattgagtgtgtgattatactgagtgtgtgattatattgagtgtgtgtgattatactgagtgtgtgattatattgagtgtgtgattatattgagtgtgtgattatactgagtgtgtgattatattgagtgtgtgattatactgagtgtgtgattatattgagtgtgtgattatactgagtgtgtgattatactgtgtgtgtgattatattgagtgtgtgtgattatactgagtgtgtgattatactgagtgtgtgattatattgagtgtgtgattatactgagtgtgtgattatattgagtgtgtgattatatcgagtgtgtgattatactgtgtgtgtgtgtgattatactgagtgtgtgattatattgagtgtgtgattatactgagtgtgtgattatattgagtgtgtgtgattatactgagtgtgtgattatactgagtgtgtgattatattgagtgtgtgattatactgagtgtgtgattatactgtgtgtgtgattatactgagtgtgtgattatactgtgtgtgtgattatactgtgtgtgtgattatattgagtgtgtgattatactgagtgtgtgattatattgagtgtgtgtgattatactgagtgtgtgattatactgagtgtgtgattatattgagtgtgtgattatactgagtgtgtgattatactgtgtgtgtgattatactgagtgtgtgattatattgagtgtgtgattatactgagtgtgtgattatattgagtgtgtgattatactgagtgtgtgattatactgtgtgtgtgattatattgagtgtgtgattatactgagtgtgtgattatattgagtgtgtgattatactgagtgtgtgattatattgagtgtgtgattatattgagtgtgtgattatactgagtgtgtgattatattgagtgtgtgattatatcgagtgtgtgattatactgtgtgtgtgtgtgattatactgagtgtgtgtgattatattgagtgtgtgtgattatactgagtgtgtgattatactgtgtgtgtgattatattgagtgtgtgattatactgagtgtgtgattatattgagtgtgtgattatactgagtgtgtgattatactgagtgtgtgattatatcgagtgtgtgattatactgtgtgtgtgtgtgattatactgagtgtgtgcgattatattgagtgtgtgattatactgagtgtgtgattatattgagtgtgtgattatattgagtgtgtgtgattatactgagtgtgtgattatattgagtgtgtgattatactgagtgtgtgattatactgagtgtgtgtgattatattgagtgtgtgattatattgagtgtgtgtgactatactgagtgtgtgattatactgagtgtgtgtgattatactgtgtgtgattatattgagtgtgtgtgattatactgagtgtgtgattatattgagtgtgtgattatactgagtgtgtgattatactgtgtgtgattatactgagtgtgtgattatactgagtgtgtgattatattgagtgtgtgtgattatactgtgtgtgtgattatattgagtgtgtgattatactgagtgtgtgattatactgagtgtgtgattatattgagtgtgtgattatattgagtgtgtgtgattatactgagtgtgtgattatactgtgtgtgtgattatattgagtgtgtgtgattatactgagtgtgtggttatattgagtgtgtgttattatactgagtgtgtgattatactgagtgtgtgattatactgagtgtgtgattatactgtgtgtgattatattgagtgtgtgattatactgagtgtgtgattatactgagtgtgtgattatattgagtgtgtgattatactgagtgtgtgattatactgagtgtgtgattatattgagtgtgtgattatactgagtgtgtgattatactgtgtgtgattatattgagtgtgtgtgattatactgagtgtgtgattatactgtgtgtgtgattatattgagtgtgtgtgattatactgagtgtatgattatactgtgtgtgtgattatattgagtgtgtgtgattatactgagtgtgttattatactgagtgtgtgattatactgagtgtatgattatactgagtgtgtgattatactgagtgtgtgattatactgtgtgtgtgattatactgagtgtgtgattatactgagtgtgtgattatactgagtgtgtgattatactgagtgtgtgattatattgagtgtatgattatactgagtgtgtgattatactgagtgtgtgattatactgagtgtgtgattatactgagtgtgtgattatattgagtgtgtgtgattatactgagtgtgtgattgtagcaagtgtgtgattacagtgtgagtataataagtgtgtgtaagtgtgtgtgagtgagtgtgagatcATACTGAGTGCATTATTGtagcgagtgtgtatgtgtgtgtgtgtatgtgtgtgtgtgtgtgtgtgtgtgtgtgtgattcgaGTAAATGCAGTAACAGGTCTGCCCCtggtttctcacacacacagtgcttatTAATGTAATTGGGTTAAAGGAGgacatcactaaacaccacaGCGACACAAAACTAACCCATGACTCCAACACACAACATAGCAGTAGCGTGCTCATTGTGTTCAACAGGCATCAAAGCTAACCCAGAGGAAGCAACGCTAAATGGAACAACATTCTCTAAACCCACCACCCAACGTCAATACATGCTAAtaaatacattcacacactgctgtacactaacacacactactacacactgatctgatcattcacacactcctgtacactaacacacactactacacactgatctgatcattcacacactgctgtacactaacacacactactacacactgatctgatcattcacacactgctgtacactaacacacactactacacactgatctgatcattcacacactcctgtacactaacacacactactacacactgatctgatcattcacacactgctgtacactaacacacactactacacactgatctgatcattcacacactcctgtacactaacacacactactacacactgatctgatcattcacacactgctgtacactaacacacactactacacactgatctgatcattcacacactcctgtacactaacacacactactacacactgatctgatcattcacacactgctgtacactaacacacactactacacactgatctGATCATTCACACCCtcctgtacactaacacacactactacacactgatctgatcattcacacactgctgtacactaacacacactactacacactgatctgatcattcacacactgctgtacactaacacacactactacacactgatctgatcattcacacactgctgtacactaacacacactactacacactgatctgatcattcacacactgctgtacactaacacacactactacacactgatctgatcattcacacactgctgtacactaacacacactactacacactgatctGATCATTCACACCCtcctgtacactaacacacactactacacactgtgaTTACAGAAGTCCTCATTGAACTGATGGAggttcagtctctctctctcttttataaaTGAAGGAGGAGtctgatttatttaataatccATCATTCTCTGTAAAATATaatagtgtgtttagtgtctctGGCATGACATAAACAAATCTTACCcactttccttcttcttttcttaCACCTCAGACAGAGAAACCCAATAAAAACAAGGAGGATTGTCAGGACTAGCCCCGCCCACAAACCAGCAGGAACCATCCAGTGACAACCTGTAAACAGAGGAACATCACGCTCAACATGTCCAGCATTTAGAGGAACAAAATCGTGTCtgggataataataataataataataataataataataataataataataataataataatatgtttttaCTCACGAGTCATGAAATCTCCACATTTAGCATCTGTTTCTGCCGTTCCTTCTGATAATAATTCCCGACCCAGATCCGAACACCTAGGAACAATCACAAAGTTCACAGATCAGACAACACTGAACCGTAAATATAGCAGGGGGAAGGAAGGAGAGTGCTAATGGTGTGTGACAGtcaataaatgataaatgatggtgtttgatgtttgatggtgaatattgatgtgaatgatggtgtttgatggtgaatattcatgtgaatgatggtgtttgatggtgaatattcatgtgaatgatggtgtttgatggtgaatattcatgtgaatgatggtgtttgatggtgaatattgatgtgaatgatggtgtttgatggtgaatattgatgtgaatgatggtgtttgatggtgaatattcatgtgaatgatggtgtttgatggagaatattgatgtgaatgatggtgtttgatggtgaatattgatgtgaatgatggtgtttgatggtgaatattgatgtgaatgatggtgtttgatggagaatattcatgtgaatgatggtgtttgatggagaatattcatgtgaatgatggtgtttgatggagaatattcatgtgaatgatggtgtttgatggtgaatattgatgtgaatgatggtgtttgatggtgaatattcatgtgaatgatggtgtttgatggagaatattcatgtgaatgatggtgtttgatggtgaatattcatgtgaatgatggtgtttgatggtgaatattcatgtgaatgatggtgtttgatggagaatattcatgtgaatgatggtgtttgatggagaatattcatgtgaatgatggtgtttgatggtgaatattgatgtgaatgatggtgtttgatggtgaatattcatgtgaatgatggtgtttgatggagaatattcatgtgaatgatggtgtttgatggagaatattcatgtgaatgatggtgtttgatggagaatattcatgtgaatgatggtgtttgatggagaatattcatgtgaatgatggtgtttgatggtgaatattgatgtgaatgatggtgtttgatggtgaatattcatgtgaatgatggtgtttgatggagattattcatgtgaatgatggtgtttgatggagaatattcatgtgaatgatggtgtttgatggtgaatattgatgtgaatgatggtgtttgatggtgaatattcatgtgaatgatggtgtttgatggtgaatattcatgtgaatgatggtgtttgatggtgaatattgatgtgaatgatggtgtttgatggtgaatattcatgtgaatgatggtgtttgatggagaatattgatgtgaatgatggtgtttgatggtgaatattcatgtgaatgatggtgtttgatggtgaatattcatgtgaatgatggtgtttgatggtgaatattcatgtgaatgatggtgtttgatggtgaatattcatgtgaatgatggtgtttgatggagaatattcatgtgaatgatggtgtttgatggagaatattcatgtgaatgatggtgtttgatggtgaatattcatgtgaatgatggtgtttgatggagaatattcatgtgaatgatggtgtttgatggagaatattcatgtgaatgatggtgtttgatggagaatattcatgtgaatgatggtgtttgatggagaatattcatgtgaatgatggtgtttgatggagaatattgatgtgaatgatggtgtttgatggtgaatattcatgtgaatgatggtgtttgatggtgaatattgatgtgaatgatggtgtttgatggtgaatattgatgtgaatgatggtgtttgatggagaatattgatgtgaatgatgatgtttgatggagaatattgatgtgaatgatggtgtttgatggtgaatattgatgtgaatgatggtgtttgatggagaatattgatgtgaatgatgatgtttgatggtgaatattgatgtgaatgatggtgtttgatggtgaatattgatgtgaatgatggtgtttgatggtgaatattgatgtgaatgatggtgtttgatggagaatattgatgtgaatgatggtgtttgatggtgaatattcatgtgaatgatggtgtttgatggtgaatattgatgtgaatgatggtgtttgatggtgaatattgATGTGAATGATTGTGGTTTTTGATTATTAGTGATGTATAATTGTGGGTTTGCTGGTGGATGATGGTTTTTGATGGTATCTCCTgggagttttgtgtgtgttttgttttgtgtgtgtgtgtgtgtgtgtttagctcttCACCTGGTGTGATTTTGACAAGTTGTGAAATAATCAGTCTTGTTGTTGAAGGTTCCTTGTGGACAGGGCGTACACATTGCGTCATGAGTGCTgttatctgtaaaaaaaaaaaatcacaactcACTTTAGATCAAATCTAATGTAATGTTTGTTAGATAAACATCTCAACATTTGCTTCAAGacctttctccatttctctgaGCTTCTCCTGAATAGTGGGTACTCTCTTCTGTCGAAACCCATGAGTGGGATTTAACAGTGTGGAGGTGTGACATGGCATGAAAGTACTGAGGTTAATGTGGCAGAGTGGAGCGGTTAGTCATGACTGGATGGCTGCTAAACTAGAGGCTTCTTCCCTTCACACTCATTATTTATGAACACAGATCTAATTCCTGTACCTGTATGGTCCAGATGTTTGGAAACCTTTTCAGCCATGAGTCAGGTGAATTGATTTACAAGTGCATTCTTTTCTGAAATCATGTCCTGGGCACTCCCaggaacttttattttaatgttggTGAAGATTTGGTGAAGATATTATCAGCAGTAAAACCTGAGGGTAGATAAACCCAGATGTTTATCTActaaatcaatttttttttttttaaatcaatcaaGTTTCTGTCATCTGATAAACATCCTGAATATCAGGAAATTAAAAGAATCAAATTGGGTTTAACTGCATGATCAGATGTGGAAAAGTGCCTTCAGAAATGATTTCTGCGAaagaatgactgtgtgtgtgtgtgtgtgttaaactcaCGGGGAACAGAAACTCCGTGTCCTGGTGGGCAGGGGCTGACCGCTTTACAGCTTTCGCAGTCGTTTTTTAATACGCTAGATGTTTTGGTACAGTAGAAGCCCTCCATACACTTGCATTTTGTGTCACTTTCATTCGTGCAGGTCTCTGACATCTCCAGATGATAGCCTGAgaaaaggaacacacacacacacacacacacacacatcagacctGTTACTCTTTTGGAAAAAAGGCAAAAGATTAGTAATAATTTATTACAGGTATAATGACAGGACGTTCTCCTCCCTGTATGATGTACTAGATTTATATTGCTTTAGGATGAACACTCTGTttccttaaataaaaaaaagcatttttatgaTGATGtctgttggtgtttggtgaagaatgttggtgtttggtgaagaatgatggtgtttggtgaagAATGTTGGTGAAGAATGTCAGTGAAGAATGTTTGGTGAAGAATGTCAGTGTCTGGTGGTGTTTGGTGAAGcatgatggtgtttggtgaagAATGTCAGTGTCTGGTGGTGTTTGGTGAAGcatgatggtgtttggtgaagAATGTCAGTGTCTGATGGTGTTTGGTAAAGAATGTGGTgaagaatgttggtgtttggtggagaatgatggtgtctgatggtgtttggtggagaatgatggtgtctgatgatgtttggtAAAGAATGTGGTgaagaatgttggtgtttggtggagaatgATGGTGTCTGATGGTGTTTTTGGTATCTAATAGGAAATCTTTGTGTTTTGATGAAGAACATTAGTCCTtgctggtgtttggtggtgaaacTTACTTGAGATACAGGATTTACACTGAAAACACTTATCTACATAATTAACCATGTTCATGTAGAAGCCCCTCGAACACGACTGACACTTCGTTTCTGAAGTTCTGTTACATTCAGATGACACATGGGTccctgaaacagagagagagagagagagagaaagagagagagagaaataaacagaaataaacactatTTTAATGAAACGAGATTTTAATGAGTGtttaaataaagaagaagaatctgGCTTTAGAATATTTAGCATTATCTCACTGTGGCTTTAAATGTGAAAActttcattaatattaaaagttTTTGTTTATCTAATGATTCTGTCTGCTATTTAAATTAAACGAGTATTATACAAGTttgtttaagaaataaaatgttactgtagtgtttgtaaatgttttgtattcagtACAATAAGaccttcaccccccccccccacacacacacacaaaaaaccccaaaaaacaaaacatgttagAAAAAGGTTCTGCTAATGTACGCTGGTTAGCTGAGGGAGAAGCGGTGTTATCGCGTTTACAACATAAAATCATAAACtcgtaccacacacacacacacacacacacagagtgtattAAATATCTTTCATTTCTATTccactattctattctattttacagTGAAAATGATCTGAATCAAATTTATGTAAGAAAGTGATTTTAAAGCAGTAAAATGATGTTTGTGTTCCAAAACAGAGTTATAGTTTGGAGAGTTTTAATCTGATCGTGATGAATTAAATTACAAAAACTCAGTTCTGTACTCAGTTCCTAATACAAAAGCTGAACACAAAcgatttctaatattttttctGATGTTAGGTTTTTTAAGACTCACCTTTTGGGCATTTTTTGCAGCAGTGGTCACCGCGATTGTATTCGTCTGGGCCGCAAGTCATTGCTCAAAGTTCTGACCGGTATCACGGTGTTTgagtttaaaaatgtaaagcGAGTCGCCTCGAAGTTCCCTAAAGCTCTGTTGTTGACGCTGTTTCTTTGTGCCAGAGTTTGTAGCAGTTTACATGCTTCAGGCTGTCGCTGTCACttcctctgtctcactcactgcttTTATCAtcccacccactctctct
The nucleotide sequence above comes from Hemibagrus wyckioides isolate EC202008001 linkage group LG01, SWU_Hwy_1.0, whole genome shotgun sequence. Encoded proteins:
- the LOC131360311 gene encoding tumor necrosis factor receptor superfamily member 5-like isoform X1 gives rise to the protein MTCGPDEYNRGDHCCKKCPKGTHVSSECNRTSETKCQSCSRGFYMNMVNYVDKCFQCKSCISSYHLEMSETCTNESDTKCKCMEGFYCTKTSSVLKNDCESCKAVSPCPPGHGVSVPHNSTHDAMCTPCPQGTFNNKTDYFTTCQNHTRCSDLGRELLSEGTAETDAKCGDFMTRCHWMVPAGLWAGLVLTILLVFIGFLCLRCKKRRRKVVITLESTQTFIPPALPPDVIKYPRSPESETHTHNSKDTHTHTLSLSQCVQSTGHAPYTGYNTVVSSLLHYCPVEHHLMSSYRKGGTQYSSCTLCLYIHQE
- the LOC131360311 gene encoding tumor necrosis factor receptor superfamily member 5-like isoform X2, with translation MTCGPDEYNRGDHCCKKCPKGTHVSSECNRTSETKCQSCSRGFYMNMVNYVDKCFQCKSCISSYHLEMSETCTNESDTKCKCMEGFYCTKTSSVLKNDCESCKAVSPCPPGHGVSVPHNSTHDAMCTPCPQGTFNNKTDYFTTCQNHTRCSDLGRELLSEGTAETDAKCGDFMTRCHWMVPAGLWAGLVLTILLVFIGFLCLRCKKRRRKVVITLESTQTFIPPALPPDVIKYPRSPESETHTHNSKPCAEEDDGGLDYEGLVCDGVTVLPEKCAAFSISDTCMSFISEPFRSEPQEDDWPVF